The genomic stretch ACTGCCGCTGGATTACGTTATGTTTTATATGTGTTTATGACCGATTTAGAGCAACCAGAAAAGCTGATTCACAAACCTGCAGGCCATTTTATTGCTCCCGATGGTGAAGAAAGAGTGGGCGATGTGAGCAATGTGATTTTCGCCAATGGTTGGATAGCTGATGAAGATGGAAAAGTATTTATCTATTATGCCTCCTCCGACACACGTATGCATGTGGCCACCACAACTGTAGGCCAATTATTAGACTATTGCATAAATACACCAGAGGATGGTTTACGAAGTGCTACTTCTGTTGAAACATTGAAAAACATCATTAGGAATAATAAGAAATAAAGAGCTCCGATAGAGATGAACTTAAAAATAGAACTTGAGCAGGAATTGGTGAATCATTTACTTCCTTTTTGGCTAAACAAAACCAAAGATGAAATAAACGGAGGATTCATGGGTCAGATAAACTACCTGAATGAAATCAACACCAATGCCCCAAAGGCTGCCATCCTCAATTTTCGCATTCTTTGGACCTTTTCTGCGGCCTATAATTTCAAACCAAATCCGGAATATCTTAGATCTGCTGAACAGAGTTTTCTCTACATCAAAGAGCATTTTATAGACCATGAATATGGTGGTACTTTTTGGCTTCTCGATAAAGATGGAGAATCAATAAATGATAGAAAGCAAGCCTATGCACTTTCCTTCGCCATGTATGGATTAAGTGAATATTATAAAGCATCAGGAGATGAAATGGCAAAAGATTTAGCAGTCCAACTCTTTCATGATATCGAAAATCATTTTTACGATACCGAAAACCAAGGTTATATAGAAGCCTTAGCAAGAAACTGGGACCCTTTAGAAGATATGCGATTGAGTGACAAGGATATGAACGCTCCTTTTACCATGAATACGCATTTACATATTCTTGAAGCCTATACCAATCTATACAGGATTTGGCCAAACTCAGACTTAGCCAAGGCTTTAAACAACCTCCTCTTCATTCATAGAGATAGAATTATGGATGACAAAACTCATCATCTTGAACTGTTCTTTAATAGAAAATGGGAATCTCAAAACCAGGTGATTTCTTATGGACATGATATTGAAGCAGCTTGGTTGATGTTAGAAGCAACAAAAGCCTTAAATGATACAGAAATCATTAAAGAATTTGAAACCATCCTCATCAAAATATCCAAAGTGACCATGGAAAAAGGAATTCACGAAGATGGTTCCATTTTATACGAAGGAAATCCAAGTGGGGTGATGGATACAGATCGTCATTGGTGGCCACAATTTGAAGCCATGGTTGGCTTTATGAATGCTTATGAAATCACTAAAGATGAAGCGTATTTAAAGGTGGTAAAGGGTTTATGGCAATTCACCAAATCCCATTTAAAGCATGAAAGTGGAGAATGGTGGTGGAGAGTGAATGAGGAGTACTTACCAAATGTATCGGACGATTTAGTGGGTCCTTGGAAGGGTCCATATCATAATTCTAGAGGAATGATGGAAGTCATCAGGATACTAAGCGCTACTCATACAAACTAATACTATGACAACAATTTCGAACAAACTTATTTTTGCAAAACCAAGCTTTATACTCTTTGTTGTACTGACGGCTTTTCTTTCATCATGTCAATTTGAGGAGATTAAAAATCAAGAATCTTCTACCTATAGTATTTTGCCAGTCAATAAAAATGCTACACAAGAAACTAAAGCCTTATACCATCAACTCAATATGCTATCTAAAGATTATGTTCTAGTTGGGCATCAAGATGATTTGGCTTATGGAGTTAATTGGTGGGACGAGCAAGGCCGCTCCGATGTCAAAGATATAACAGGTTCTTATCCTGCCATTGTGGGCTGGGATATTGGAGGAATTGGTAGAGGATGGCCCATGAACTTGGACTCTATTCCTTTTGATAAAATGCGAAATTATATTCAACAAGCTTATGAACATGGCTCTATAAATACCATCAGCTGGCATACTTACAACCCTGTTACAGATGATGGCTCTTGGACCGACAAAACCATTGCCAATCCTACTCTAAGTCAGATTTTACCAGGTGGAGAATTTCATAATAATTATGTGGAAATGCTAGATTTAGCCGCCGATTTCATTCAAAGTTTAAAATCTAAAGATGGAAATTTAATCCCTATCCTATTTCGTCCATTCCACGAGAATAATGGCAGCTGGTTTTGGTGGGGAGAAATTCATTGTAGTCCTGAGCAATACAAAGAACTATATCAATTTACCATGAAATATCTTATTGAAACCAGAAAGCTCAATAATTTACTTTTTGTATATTCACCCGATAGAGCTTTTACAAACGAGAAGGAATACCTCGACCGTTATCCGGGTGACGATTTTGTGGATGTGATTGGATATGACGATTATTATTCTTTTAAAATTGGAGATACATTGGGTCTTCTTCAACGCCTAGAAGTCATTAGTGATTTTGCAGAAAAGAGAAATAAAATAGCAGCATTTACTGAAACAGGAATTGAAGGTTTAAAAGGTGATAAAATATTTACTGAGGTGTTTTTGCCCATACTTCAGCACAACGAAAAGACCAAGAAAATGGCTTATATCATGTTTTGGAGAAATGCCAATACACATCATTTTTATGTGCCTTATTTGGGTCAAGAAGAGGCAGAAGATTTTAAAGCTTTTAGAAACCACGAAAGCATATTATTTGGTGATGATTTACCCAAAATGTATCAATAAAAAAATTAATGGAGATTAGGAAACCACATATTATCACATTTATTTTATTCTTAGGAATCCTATTCCTCCTATCTTCTTGTCGAACCAAAAACGAGAAACCCAATATTCTACTTATTCTTACCGATGACCAAGGCTATGGCGATTTATCCATGAATGGAAATCCATATCTAGAAACTCCAAATCTAGACCAATTGGCTAGCGAAGGTGCT from Lentimicrobium sp. L6 encodes the following:
- a CDS encoding AGE family epimerase/isomerase is translated as MNLKIELEQELVNHLLPFWLNKTKDEINGGFMGQINYLNEINTNAPKAAILNFRILWTFSAAYNFKPNPEYLRSAEQSFLYIKEHFIDHEYGGTFWLLDKDGESINDRKQAYALSFAMYGLSEYYKASGDEMAKDLAVQLFHDIENHFYDTENQGYIEALARNWDPLEDMRLSDKDMNAPFTMNTHLHILEAYTNLYRIWPNSDLAKALNNLLFIHRDRIMDDKTHHLELFFNRKWESQNQVISYGHDIEAAWLMLEATKALNDTEIIKEFETILIKISKVTMEKGIHEDGSILYEGNPSGVMDTDRHWWPQFEAMVGFMNAYEITKDEAYLKVVKGLWQFTKSHLKHESGEWWWRVNEEYLPNVSDDLVGPWKGPYHNSRGMMEVIRILSATHTN
- a CDS encoding glycoside hydrolase family 26 protein, translated to MTTISNKLIFAKPSFILFVVLTAFLSSCQFEEIKNQESSTYSILPVNKNATQETKALYHQLNMLSKDYVLVGHQDDLAYGVNWWDEQGRSDVKDITGSYPAIVGWDIGGIGRGWPMNLDSIPFDKMRNYIQQAYEHGSINTISWHTYNPVTDDGSWTDKTIANPTLSQILPGGEFHNNYVEMLDLAADFIQSLKSKDGNLIPILFRPFHENNGSWFWWGEIHCSPEQYKELYQFTMKYLIETRKLNNLLFVYSPDRAFTNEKEYLDRYPGDDFVDVIGYDDYYSFKIGDTLGLLQRLEVISDFAEKRNKIAAFTETGIEGLKGDKIFTEVFLPILQHNEKTKKMAYIMFWRNANTHHFYVPYLGQEEAEDFKAFRNHESILFGDDLPKMYQ